From a single Candidatus Thorarchaeota archaeon genomic region:
- a CDS encoding DEAD/DEAH box helicase, whose product MPVLHCAKCGSKLDIYKEGDIWTACCHNCNVEVTLQGRSLTLFDVYDAFTETITSGKLSGLPPSSTGSQHSSTSKRSRKKKTRPFMRVEAVSDIKQKVEDGGGDYSSLPAAVKALVKAGRDYLVRYKYLPATDADYGAALDELQVSPRLREALKSKGIVRLYKFQEEAFNKILAGTDVVIAAPTGQGKTEAFILPIMTTLVKTIHESFMNPGVRALLIYPTKALARDQFEKINALCTSANLTVGIFDGDVTQAQRQRLYERPPDILLTNPDVLHYHLGWNRSRLVPLLRTVKIVVLDEIHLYTGSMGSNVYYILKRLEMETGSLQKIGASATVSNPKEFADLLFDSDVHLIESDKARRGPVHFMMYYPGNRSKYSMITDIVRVLLRGGFKTLVFGNTHTEAELLNVLLQQQGIKSMVHRAGLSRKYRTNVENAFRSGDLPVIVSTPTLELGIDIGDLDCVVSMIVSITRLTQRVGRAGRKGQESVAVLALREKDPISSFYRYKPDKYFTDIDAAYMEPENEVVGYYQLIAAAMTGKLNTSMFPRQHKIFETLEEDGIISIGETGNVRIVDANEARKKWRGYSIRGIGDTVEIFWERKMLGSRSMPMAAQELHPGAIYLHGGKSYLSVEFRYRQGLGRARVVPQSDNLYYTKPLYFTMPRIIEVHETRQVLGMKVLYCTLEMVQTVTGYVKKKTGTGEVVSKEDLHGGLLVYKYKTRGLVFRAPRPDSAVSRYLNGGKNELEGPVMGITELYGGAFHALEHVLIESSDMLTGGGTREIGGVSMGDSGVIFVYDGSPGGNGASRLLYSRLPEAFARAETILSKCECKTVDGCPLCTYSYQCGNNNQPLFKLGALDSIQQILKGVKTNIEPNDHVGYEPLV is encoded by the coding sequence ATGCCTGTGCTACACTGTGCTAAATGCGGTTCAAAGCTTGACATCTATAAAGAAGGTGATATCTGGACCGCTTGTTGCCACAATTGTAATGTGGAAGTGACCTTACAAGGTCGTTCGTTGACCCTTTTTGATGTGTATGATGCCTTTACAGAGACAATTACTTCCGGTAAGTTGAGCGGTCTCCCTCCAAGTTCTACAGGAAGTCAGCACTCATCCACTTCAAAGCGAAGCCGAAAGAAAAAGACAAGACCCTTCATGCGAGTGGAAGCCGTCAGCGACATCAAGCAAAAGGTCGAGGATGGTGGTGGTGACTATAGTTCTCTTCCTGCGGCTGTGAAGGCTCTTGTCAAAGCTGGACGTGACTATCTTGTTCGTTACAAATACCTTCCCGCAACAGATGCGGATTATGGCGCCGCTCTTGATGAACTTCAGGTTTCTCCACGACTTCGTGAGGCTCTCAAATCCAAGGGTATTGTGCGTCTTTACAAATTCCAAGAAGAAGCATTCAACAAGATCCTTGCTGGGACTGATGTTGTAATAGCTGCGCCTACTGGCCAGGGGAAGACTGAGGCATTCATTCTCCCCATTATGACCACCTTAGTAAAGACAATTCACGAGTCATTCATGAATCCAGGGGTTCGTGCTCTCCTTATCTATCCCACAAAGGCACTTGCGAGGGATCAGTTTGAGAAGATCAATGCTCTGTGCACTAGTGCCAATCTCACGGTTGGAATTTTTGATGGTGACGTGACTCAAGCTCAACGCCAGCGCCTCTATGAACGTCCCCCTGATATTCTTCTGACCAATCCCGATGTCTTGCATTATCATCTTGGATGGAATCGATCAAGGTTGGTTCCCTTACTCAGGACCGTAAAGATAGTTGTTCTCGATGAGATTCATCTATACACTGGTTCAATGGGAAGCAATGTCTACTACATTCTCAAGAGGCTCGAAATGGAGACCGGATCGCTTCAAAAAATTGGTGCGTCTGCTACAGTGTCTAATCCAAAAGAGTTTGCAGACCTGCTCTTTGATAGTGATGTGCATCTAATAGAGTCGGATAAGGCACGACGTGGACCAGTTCATTTTATGATGTATTATCCCGGTAACCGAAGCAAGTACAGTATGATTACGGACATTGTCAGGGTTCTGCTCCGTGGAGGTTTCAAGACACTAGTCTTTGGGAACACTCACACCGAGGCGGAGCTACTTAATGTGCTTCTCCAACAGCAAGGAATCAAGTCGATGGTCCACCGTGCAGGTCTCTCACGAAAGTATCGAACAAATGTAGAGAATGCCTTTCGCTCCGGTGACCTTCCGGTGATAGTATCTACTCCGACCCTAGAGCTTGGAATTGACATAGGCGACCTTGATTGTGTGGTGAGTATGATTGTGTCAATCACACGGCTCACCCAGCGAGTCGGTCGGGCTGGCCGGAAGGGCCAAGAGAGTGTAGCCGTGTTGGCGCTTCGTGAGAAAGATCCCATCTCGTCCTTCTATCGCTACAAACCTGACAAGTATTTCACCGATATCGATGCAGCATACATGGAACCTGAGAATGAAGTTGTGGGATATTACCAGCTTATTGCAGCAGCCATGACGGGCAAGCTCAACACCTCAATGTTCCCCCGACAGCACAAAATCTTTGAGACCCTAGAGGAAGACGGGATCATCTCAATTGGTGAGACCGGTAATGTCCGGATTGTCGATGCGAATGAGGCTCGTAAAAAATGGCGAGGCTATAGCATTCGAGGTATTGGCGACACTGTCGAAATATTCTGGGAACGTAAGATGTTAGGCTCTCGCAGTATGCCCATGGCTGCACAGGAGCTTCATCCCGGGGCGATCTATCTTCACGGTGGCAAGAGCTATCTCTCTGTCGAGTTCAGGTACCGTCAAGGTCTTGGTCGCGCGCGGGTCGTTCCACAATCTGACAATCTTTACTATACAAAACCACTCTACTTCACTATGCCCCGTATTATCGAGGTTCATGAGACTCGTCAGGTTCTTGGCATGAAAGTCCTATATTGCACACTTGAAATGGTTCAGACCGTGACCGGGTATGTGAAGAAGAAGACTGGAACTGGTGAGGTTGTGTCAAAGGAGGATCTGCATGGGGGGCTGCTCGTATACAAATACAAGACTCGTGGTCTCGTATTTCGAGCCCCCCGCCCGGACTCGGCCGTCTCAAGATACCTTAATGGCGGTAAGAACGAACTCGAAGGTCCCGTGATGGGTATCACAGAACTATATGGTGGCGCATTTCATGCCCTTGAACATGTGCTCATCGAGTCAAGCGATATGTTGACTGGCGGTGGCACGCGCGAGATAGGAGGCGTCTCAATGGGCGATTCGGGTGTGATCTTTGTCTATGATGGGAGTCCGGGTGGCAATGGGGCATCACGGCTTCTCTACTCACGTCTTCCTGAGGCATTTGCCCGTGCCGAAACTATCTTGTCTAAGTGCGAATGCAAGACCGTTGACGGGTGTCCGCTCTGTACCTACTCGTATCAATGTGGTAATAATAATCAGCCACTCTTCAAACTCGGCGCACTGGATAGTATCCAGCAGATCTTGAAAGGTGTAAAGACCAATATTGAACCCAATGATCACGTTGGGTACGAGCCACTTGTATAA
- a CDS encoding Xaa-Pro peptidase family protein — MQFTSQRLDRIHRAMQHEGLDGLIITRPSNVQYLTGYDRLSDEIPLACVVPLDEMPVLILAESQSTALNHDPIMAKIRTYTCHEFNDWNFPQGSDFWPEIVAAVSELGLASSNIGLEQNWLSIREFEGLKSLLPEAAFTDFSQMLWRLRQIKDAAELEAIRHAAKVAEIGIRTALEIVDVGKTEIEISLEIESAMRGAGGQLRGIRAAVLAGEHGRHPFAKPGIGRLANESTVVIDITVSFSGYFAEIARTILLGTPTSSQRGLFTMASTLLDHLEQNIVPGSDLGKIATQSLASIKAQGSLCDVLLPLGNSIGLDLHEPPFIDPSSTSGVREGLVLSLRPVCFTHSVGVVKMADVIFVTDEGIENLTTLSRETL, encoded by the coding sequence ATGCAGTTCACATCTCAACGACTCGATCGAATTCATAGGGCCATGCAGCACGAAGGCTTAGATGGCCTTATCATCACCCGTCCCTCAAATGTTCAATATCTCACAGGGTATGACCGGCTGAGCGATGAGATTCCTTTGGCCTGTGTTGTACCTCTTGATGAAATGCCTGTTCTTATTCTTGCAGAGTCACAGTCTACTGCATTGAATCATGACCCGATTATGGCCAAGATCCGAACTTACACATGCCACGAATTCAATGACTGGAATTTCCCACAAGGTTCTGACTTCTGGCCTGAGATTGTAGCAGCAGTCAGCGAACTTGGTCTTGCTTCTAGTAACATTGGCCTCGAGCAAAACTGGCTCTCAATACGTGAATTCGAGGGTCTCAAATCGCTTCTCCCCGAGGCAGCTTTTACAGATTTTTCTCAGATGCTTTGGCGTCTTCGTCAGATCAAGGATGCAGCCGAACTAGAAGCAATTCGACATGCGGCCAAGGTTGCAGAGATTGGTATTCGTACAGCCCTTGAGATTGTAGATGTTGGTAAAACCGAGATTGAGATATCACTTGAGATCGAGTCCGCAATGCGCGGGGCTGGGGGCCAACTAAGAGGTATTCGTGCAGCAGTCTTGGCTGGTGAGCATGGTAGGCATCCATTTGCAAAACCCGGAATTGGGCGATTGGCAAATGAGAGTACTGTGGTCATTGACATTACAGTGAGCTTCTCAGGTTATTTTGCAGAGATCGCTCGAACAATACTGTTGGGTACTCCCACCAGTTCACAGCGCGGGTTGTTCACAATGGCCTCTACTCTTCTTGACCACTTGGAGCAGAACATAGTACCGGGATCCGATCTTGGCAAGATTGCGACACAATCTCTTGCCTCCATAAAGGCACAAGGATCACTATGCGATGTCTTACTACCTCTAGGCAATTCAATAGGTCTTGATCTTCACGAGCCACCCTTTATTGATCCATCTAGCACAAGCGGCGTGCGAGAAGGCCTCGTCTTATCGTTGCGTCCAGTATGTTTTACACATAGTGTGGGTGTTGTAAAGATGGCTGATGTGATCTTTGTGACCGATGAGGGAATCGAGAACCTGACCACTCTCTCCCGTGAGACCCTCTAG
- the tpiA gene encoding triose-phosphate isomerase codes for MVKIELPVIAINFKTYPQATGERAVTLARHCETVAKEYGVSIVVAPQTPDLYRVSSAVDIPVFAQHMDPGEPGRYTGHVLGETLIEAGCSGTLLNHSEHRMQLADIEAAIRKAEDLGLYTIVCTNNPLVSVAAASLQPSAVAVEPPELIGTGISVSQAQPEIISGTVEQIRKVNKDVAILCGAGISSGDDVKSALGLGAQGVLLASAVAKSDKPVDVLKALAEPIRH; via the coding sequence ATGGTCAAGATTGAGCTTCCCGTCATAGCTATAAACTTCAAGACGTACCCTCAAGCCACTGGTGAGAGGGCTGTCACACTAGCACGGCATTGCGAGACCGTTGCAAAAGAGTATGGTGTATCGATTGTTGTGGCACCACAGACCCCTGATCTCTATCGTGTGAGTAGCGCTGTAGATATTCCTGTCTTTGCACAGCACATGGATCCGGGTGAGCCCGGTCGATACACGGGGCATGTACTTGGGGAAACCCTCATTGAGGCTGGTTGCTCCGGGACACTCCTGAATCACTCCGAACATCGTATGCAGCTTGCAGACATCGAGGCTGCAATACGAAAGGCTGAGGATCTTGGGCTCTATACTATTGTCTGTACAAATAATCCTCTGGTCAGTGTTGCGGCTGCATCATTACAGCCCTCTGCTGTAGCAGTGGAACCTCCCGAACTGATTGGAACAGGGATCTCCGTGTCACAGGCACAGCCCGAGATCATCTCTGGTACTGTTGAACAGATACGAAAGGTGAACAAGGATGTGGCGATCCTCTGTGGTGCAGGTATTTCCTCCGGAGATGATGTCAAGTCCGCACTAGGCCTTGGAGCTCAGGGTGTTCTTCTTGCCTCGGCAGTGGCAAAGTCGGACAAACCTGTTGACGTTCTCAAGGCTCTTGCTGAGCCGATCCGTCATTAG
- a CDS encoding thioredoxin family protein, producing the protein MVEEISADELDKIVSENKVVFVDCHAVWCHPCKILTPILEGLHEKYSDQGLKVVKLDVDHNREFSAMNQITGVPSVLVYSGGKRVVFDDGSGRKMDKLVGVMPEEIYTQIIESLLADEAA; encoded by the coding sequence ATGGTTGAAGAAATCAGTGCTGACGAACTGGATAAAATAGTTTCAGAGAACAAGGTAGTATTTGTAGACTGCCACGCCGTATGGTGTCATCCATGTAAGATACTTACCCCAATCCTTGAGGGACTTCATGAGAAGTATTCCGATCAGGGTCTTAAGGTTGTTAAGCTAGATGTTGACCATAATCGAGAATTCAGCGCTATGAACCAAATCACTGGAGTACCGAGTGTGCTTGTATACAGTGGGGGCAAGCGTGTGGTCTTTGACGATGGTAGCGGCAGAAAGATGGACAAGCTCGTTGGAGTAATGCCCGAAGAGATTTACACTCAAATCATCGAGAGCCTACTGGCCGATGAGGCTGCATAA
- the udp gene encoding uridine phosphorylase — protein sequence MNDGKISATRPETEDRKQYHLEVKVGEVAQTVLLPGDPKRVRKISSYWDDWQEVAEHRQFVTHTGKYRGAEISACSTGIGGPGTAIVVEELANVGARNFIRVGSTATLKEDIDLGDMIISTAAVRLEGTSHQYVRPEYPASASYEIVLALIEAAESLGFTYHLGISASTDSFYLGQSRPGFGGYTQSMSETLIRDLTKANVVNFEMEAATLFTLGNIYGLRTGAVCAVYANRVRDEFAVRGEDDVIKCGNEAVKILSEMDEERTRSHKQYWHRGLT from the coding sequence ATGAACGATGGCAAGATCTCAGCAACGCGCCCCGAAACAGAAGACAGGAAACAATACCACCTTGAAGTCAAGGTAGGTGAGGTGGCACAGACGGTCCTGCTCCCAGGTGATCCGAAGCGCGTGAGAAAGATAAGTTCGTATTGGGATGACTGGCAAGAGGTGGCGGAGCATCGCCAATTTGTCACTCATACCGGAAAATATAGAGGAGCCGAGATATCCGCATGTTCAACAGGAATTGGGGGTCCCGGAACTGCAATCGTTGTGGAAGAGCTTGCCAATGTTGGTGCCCGTAACTTTATCCGGGTGGGATCAACTGCCACTCTCAAGGAAGATATTGATCTGGGTGACATGATAATCTCTACAGCGGCTGTAAGGTTAGAGGGGACAAGTCACCAGTATGTCAGACCGGAATATCCAGCCTCGGCATCCTACGAGATCGTCCTTGCGCTTATTGAGGCGGCCGAGTCCCTTGGTTTTACATATCATCTGGGGATATCGGCATCTACAGACTCCTTCTACCTTGGTCAATCTCGGCCCGGATTTGGAGGATACACTCAGAGCATGAGCGAGACCCTCATCAGAGATCTCACCAAGGCAAATGTTGTAAATTTCGAGATGGAGGCTGCGACCCTCTTTACACTTGGGAACATATACGGTCTCAGAACCGGAGCTGTCTGTGCAGTCTATGCTAACAGAGTACGGGACGAGTTTGCAGTACGTGGAGAGGATGATGTCATCAAGTGCGGTAACGAGGCCGTCAAGATCCTCTCAGAAATGGACGAGGAACGTACAAGGTCACACAA
- a CDS encoding ARMT1-like domain-containing protein — protein sequence MKVSIECAHCLLQRAVNQVKLATDDPELQMDVITAMTRFLADNLTADSVPSHIGTDRDLLVQRMTGKDPYADLKRQSNRIALELLPDLLRIVEESGDDAARFRRAALIAAAANAIEFDVSGRHFGLDELRGILDRVEHDLAIDQVDEFRELCRNADEVLYLMDNAGEIVLDIVLISEIRRLGPRVIAYVKGGPVLNDATMDDAEEVGLANYADEVRDTGAPAIGVNPERNSKEFLDAFFSAQLIVAKGMGNYESLTEFDPTCPVVHVMRTKCDTVAKHVGVPRNKNVVLIRKPPTA from the coding sequence ATGAAGGTCTCAATCGAGTGTGCGCACTGTCTGCTTCAACGAGCAGTCAATCAGGTCAAACTTGCTACTGATGATCCCGAGCTTCAAATGGATGTGATAACTGCAATGACTCGGTTCCTTGCAGATAATCTCACAGCGGACTCGGTTCCAAGTCATATCGGCACAGATCGTGATCTTCTTGTCCAACGCATGACCGGAAAAGATCCCTATGCGGATCTAAAGCGTCAGTCCAATCGTATTGCTCTGGAGCTCCTTCCTGATCTTCTCCGTATAGTAGAAGAGTCCGGTGATGATGCCGCTCGCTTTCGCCGTGCCGCATTGATTGCAGCAGCCGCTAACGCAATTGAGTTCGATGTTTCCGGTCGTCATTTTGGTCTGGATGAGCTTCGTGGCATTCTTGATCGGGTGGAACACGATCTTGCAATCGATCAGGTCGATGAATTTCGAGAGTTATGTCGGAATGCTGATGAAGTTCTCTATCTGATGGATAATGCTGGCGAGATCGTTCTGGATATCGTACTGATCTCCGAGATTCGCCGGCTTGGCCCCCGAGTTATCGCCTATGTGAAGGGTGGACCTGTACTTAATGATGCAACAATGGACGATGCTGAAGAGGTCGGTCTTGCAAATTATGCTGATGAGGTCCGTGATACTGGTGCGCCCGCAATCGGCGTGAATCCGGAACGCAACTCAAAGGAGTTTCTAGATGCCTTCTTCTCTGCGCAGCTCATCGTGGCAAAGGGAATGGGTAATTACGAGTCCCTGACAGAGTTCGATCCAACCTGTCCTGTTGTCCACGTGATGCGAACAAAATGCGATACGGTTGCAAAGCATGTTGGTGTTCCTCGAAACAAGAATGTGGTCCTGATCCGAAAGCCTCCTACTGCCTAG
- a CDS encoding Nif3-like dinuclear metal center hexameric protein, whose translation MMTTLRELIKYLRGIAPREYTVGGFENRVEIGPQTETEQGKTTIKRILVATYPSSKVVTKASQDKANLLITHRPLFQWAVDRIGGNDLLRLRILAKNYISTYIMGSSWIAAKNGLSDALVETLGLRDQGEFYVSGDYTTRVPLGRICKTNEKMIHSKFANYIVGKLAQDRLIFTGDLDAVVEDVLVTPGTLLDMPEILEAKRNDIFTIVTGELTPDIRILAHEEGINVFEVGAFVTEEPGMRRLRNYLALEYPELKIEFVPTEPVTKILKHYGESLS comes from the coding sequence ATGATGACCACACTAAGAGAACTGATCAAATATCTCAGGGGAATCGCACCACGAGAATATACTGTTGGAGGGTTTGAGAACCGGGTGGAGATAGGGCCCCAGACCGAAACAGAACAGGGCAAGACCACCATCAAACGCATTCTTGTAGCGACCTATCCCTCATCAAAAGTCGTGACCAAGGCATCACAGGATAAGGCCAATCTGCTCATCACACATAGACCACTCTTTCAATGGGCAGTGGACCGTATTGGAGGCAATGACCTACTTCGATTAAGGATCCTTGCGAAAAATTACATCTCCACATACATCATGGGCAGCTCGTGGATTGCCGCCAAGAATGGTCTATCGGACGCACTCGTAGAAACCCTTGGATTAAGAGATCAGGGAGAATTCTATGTAAGTGGGGACTATACTACGAGAGTCCCACTTGGTAGAATATGCAAGACCAACGAGAAGATGATACATTCCAAGTTCGCTAACTATATCGTTGGAAAACTGGCACAGGATCGATTGATATTCACGGGTGATCTCGATGCAGTTGTAGAGGACGTTCTCGTCACACCAGGCACACTATTGGACATGCCAGAGATTCTCGAAGCGAAACGCAATGATATCTTCACCATTGTGACAGGGGAACTCACTCCGGACATCAGAATTTTGGCGCATGAGGAGGGCATCAATGTGTTTGAGGTAGGAGCCTTTGTGACCGAAGAGCCAGGGATGCGAAGACTGAGAAATTATCTTGCCCTTGAATACCCTGAACTCAAGATAGAGTTTGTACCAACCGAACCCGTGACTAAGATCCTCAAACATTATGGTGAGTCCCTGTCCTAG
- a CDS encoding gamma carbonic anhydrase family protein, with protein MPILPFGDVIPKIDKTAYISSQATIIGNVEIGPKANVWPGAVIRGDEASVRIGESSCIQDSVVIHAHSSDNPTIIGNMTVIGTASVIHGAYLGDSVVIGDGCVIYDGATLGEGVMLAPGSIIPANVVVPPRSLNSGAPASQIRDLTREEVEIHTDRAETIAKVFQKLRRWQIMP; from the coding sequence ATGCCAATACTGCCTTTCGGTGACGTTATTCCCAAAATCGATAAGACTGCTTACATAAGTTCACAGGCCACAATCATTGGAAATGTAGAGATAGGCCCAAAGGCAAATGTCTGGCCGGGTGCGGTAATCAGAGGTGATGAAGCATCGGTCAGAATTGGTGAGAGCTCGTGTATTCAAGACAGTGTGGTCATTCACGCTCATTCGAGCGACAATCCAACAATCATTGGCAACATGACCGTCATAGGCACCGCATCGGTCATTCATGGTGCATATCTTGGAGATTCTGTTGTCATTGGTGATGGATGTGTCATATATGATGGGGCGACTCTTGGAGAAGGCGTCATGCTTGCACCCGGTTCTATCATCCCCGCAAACGTTGTTGTACCCCCACGCAGTCTGAATTCAGGGGCGCCCGCCTCACAGATTCGAGACCTCACACGTGAAGAAGTAGAGATCCATACTGATCGAGCCGAAACCATTGCAAAGGTATTCCAAAAACTACGAAGATGGCAAATCATGCCATAA
- a CDS encoding peptidyl-prolyl cis-trans isomerase → MGKGKSKTGKVRASHILVEKHSQALEVIRKIAEGADFKEMARQYSSCPSKKKGGDLGWFTRGQMVPEFERAVYALNVGQMTNEPVKTKFGYHVIKRTG, encoded by the coding sequence ATGGGAAAAGGAAAATCAAAGACTGGAAAGGTTCGTGCCAGTCATATCCTTGTCGAGAAGCATAGCCAAGCGCTTGAGGTCATTCGCAAGATCGCAGAGGGCGCGGATTTCAAAGAGATGGCACGTCAGTATAGTTCGTGTCCGTCAAAGAAGAAAGGTGGCGACCTTGGGTGGTTCACACGGGGCCAGATGGTACCTGAGTTTGAGAGAGCAGTATATGCACTCAATGTTGGCCAGATGACTAACGAGCCTGTAAAGACCAAGTTCGGATATCATGTCATCAAACGAACTGGCTAG
- a CDS encoding ribbon-helix-helix domain-containing protein — translation MKVVTICLPESYIDGMDKLIQQAMYPNRSEVIRIAIRDLLVDELWGKHKKNGSPLLMQLEKIVQSGEAASE, via the coding sequence ATGAAGGTTGTCACAATTTGTTTACCTGAGTCTTATATTGATGGCATGGATAAACTGATTCAACAGGCAATGTATCCTAATAGGTCTGAGGTCATTCGCATTGCTATTCGAGACCTTCTTGTGGACGAGCTTTGGGGAAAACACAAGAAAAACGGTTCCCCTCTGCTTATGCAATTAGAGAAGATCGTCCAGTCAGGCGAGGCGGCCTCGGAGTAG
- a CDS encoding thioredoxin family protein yields MTMDVNPEVLDEITKTTKIVFVDTWAEWCAPCRALAPILEELDQKYADNKDVTFLKLNVDNHRSFAVKNNINAIPCVLVFYNGRPASFKMPNPMMDEKDETDRIIGLRPAEVYEEVVEQLLQKE; encoded by the coding sequence ATGACTATGGATGTTAATCCTGAGGTACTCGATGAAATCACTAAGACAACAAAGATCGTCTTTGTTGATACTTGGGCTGAATGGTGTGCACCGTGTCGGGCCCTTGCACCAATCCTTGAAGAGCTTGATCAAAAATACGCAGATAACAAAGATGTCACCTTTCTAAAATTGAATGTTGACAATCATCGAAGTTTTGCAGTGAAGAATAACATCAATGCAATCCCATGTGTACTTGTCTTTTATAATGGACGACCAGCATCTTTCAAAATGCCAAACCCCATGATGGACGAGAAAGATGAGACCGATAGGATCATTGGTCTACGTCCAGCCGAGGTCTATGAGGAAGTGGTCGAACAACTCCTACAAAAGGAGTAG
- a CDS encoding fructose-1,6-bisphosphatase: protein MVETTISVIKADIGSLAGHVIVPDFLMELARKRLKEGVQKGIIKDFHVANAGDDLELIMTHHKGENNEEVHTLAWDIFNEGAKLGREKKIYAAGQDILSDTFSGNVRGMGPGSAEMTIEERKSEPFVVFMADKTEPGAYNYPLFKVFADPFNTAGLVIDPNLHQGFTFVIQDIKKATPHYVSLDCPEEMYDLLALMGSTGRYTIKKIYRRDGLVAASVSTDKLYQVAGKYIGKDDPVAIVRAHSGLPAMGEVLEAFTLPHLVAGWMRGSHIGPLMPVGLKDSRCTRFDGPPRVIALGFQVSNGTLLGPVDMFEDVAFDISRKRAMEAADYLRRHGPFMPHRLDEESMEYTTLPGVLKKLETRFSEKEIVPTGKSADNSDSAE, encoded by the coding sequence ATGGTTGAAACCACAATTAGCGTCATCAAGGCGGACATCGGTTCGTTGGCGGGCCATGTCATTGTGCCAGACTTCTTGATGGAGCTTGCTCGCAAGCGGCTCAAGGAGGGCGTGCAAAAAGGCATCATAAAAGACTTTCATGTTGCCAATGCGGGTGATGATCTTGAACTCATCATGACTCATCATAAGGGTGAGAATAATGAAGAGGTTCACACGCTTGCATGGGATATTTTCAACGAGGGCGCAAAGCTAGGTCGCGAGAAAAAGATCTATGCAGCAGGACAGGATATTCTCTCAGACACCTTTAGTGGAAATGTTAGAGGGATGGGCCCCGGCTCTGCTGAGATGACGATTGAGGAACGAAAATCAGAACCCTTTGTTGTCTTCATGGCTGACAAGACAGAACCCGGTGCATACAACTACCCGTTGTTCAAGGTCTTTGCAGACCCCTTTAACACTGCAGGGCTTGTCATCGACCCGAACTTGCATCAGGGATTTACCTTTGTCATTCAGGACATTAAGAAAGCAACCCCACATTATGTGTCATTGGACTGTCCCGAAGAGATGTATGATCTGCTCGCTCTGATGGGTAGTACTGGTAGATACACTATCAAGAAAATCTACAGGCGTGATGGACTTGTTGCGGCGTCGGTGAGTACCGACAAGCTCTATCAGGTCGCAGGCAAATACATTGGTAAGGACGATCCTGTTGCAATCGTACGTGCTCATTCAGGCCTGCCTGCAATGGGTGAGGTCTTAGAGGCATTTACTCTACCTCATCTTGTTGCTGGTTGGATGCGTGGATCCCACATTGGGCCACTGATGCCAGTTGGTCTGAAGGACTCTCGTTGTACTCGATTTGATGGTCCCCCACGTGTTATTGCTCTAGGATTCCAAGTCAGTAATGGTACATTGCTTGGTCCCGTTGATATGTTCGAAGATGTTGCTTTTGACATATCCCGTAAGAGAGCAATGGAAGCAGCAGACTACCTGCGCAGGCACGGTCCCTTCATGCCTCACAGGCTTGATGAGGAATCAATGGAGTACACAACACTTCCTGGTGTTCTCAAGAAATTAGAGACCCGCTTCTCCGAAAAGGAGATCGTACCAACTGGAAAGAGTGCTGATAATTCAGACTCGGCAGAATAG